Proteins from one Xenorhabdus griffiniae genomic window:
- the aroG gene encoding 3-deoxy-7-phosphoheptulonate synthase AroG, which translates to MNYQNDDIRIRKITELLPPVALLEKFPATEESAITVRKARESIHNILIGEDDRLLVVIGPCSIHDPHAALEYAERLNKLREELKADLEIIMRVYFEKPRTTIGWKGLINDPGMDCSFNINGGLRTARKLLLDINNMGLPAAGEFLDMITPQYLADLMSWGAIGARTTESQIHRELASGLSCPVGFKNGTDGTIKVAIDAINSASSSHCFLSVTKWGHSAIVNTIGNRDCHIILRGGKEPNYSAEHVGAVKEGLKKAGLAPRVMIDFSHANSAKQFKRQMDVGVDVCGQIARGENAIIGVMVESHLVEGNQSLESDKPLVYGQSITDGCIGWEDTETLLRQLSQAVQSRRS; encoded by the coding sequence ATGAATTACCAGAATGACGATATAAGAATAAGAAAAATAACAGAATTATTGCCACCAGTTGCATTACTCGAAAAATTTCCGGCCACAGAAGAGAGTGCTATTACTGTTCGTAAGGCACGTGAATCTATTCATAATATTTTAATTGGTGAAGATGATCGTCTATTGGTAGTGATTGGTCCATGTTCAATTCATGATCCACACGCGGCGTTAGAATATGCAGAGCGCTTGAATAAATTACGTGAAGAATTGAAAGCTGATTTGGAAATTATCATGCGGGTGTACTTTGAAAAGCCCCGCACGACTATCGGCTGGAAAGGATTGATTAACGATCCAGGCATGGATTGCAGTTTTAATATCAATGGCGGATTACGTACTGCCCGTAAATTGTTGCTTGATATTAATAATATGGGATTACCTGCGGCAGGTGAATTCCTGGATATGATTACTCCTCAGTATTTAGCTGATCTCATGAGCTGGGGGGCGATAGGGGCACGTACAACGGAGTCTCAAATTCATCGCGAGTTGGCTTCAGGGTTGTCCTGTCCGGTTGGTTTCAAAAATGGTACAGATGGCACAATTAAAGTCGCTATTGATGCGATTAATTCAGCAAGTTCATCGCACTGTTTCTTGTCTGTCACGAAATGGGGTCACTCCGCAATTGTTAATACAATAGGTAACCGAGATTGCCATATTATTCTGCGTGGTGGCAAAGAGCCTAATTACAGTGCTGAACATGTCGGTGCCGTTAAAGAAGGACTAAAAAAAGCGGGCTTGGCTCCCCGCGTGATGATTGATTTTAGCCATGCAAATAGCGCGAAGCAGTTTAAAAGACAAATGGACGTCGGTGTTGATGTCTGCGGTCAGATTGCAAGGGGCGAAAACGCGATCATTGGTGTTATGGTTGAAAGTCATTTGGTTGAAGGAAACCAAAGCCTGGAGAGTGATAAGCCTTTGGTTTATGGTCAAAGTATAACCGACGGTTGTATTGGTTGGGAAGATACCGAAACGTTACTGCGCCAGTTGTCCCAGGCTGTCCAGAGTCGCAGAAGCTAA